Genomic DNA from Atribacterota bacterium:
GATTATCTTGGTTAATCTGGCAATTTTCTTACGAATAACCATTAATTTTGAAAGTTCATCATGGGAAGAAATTGCTCGATTTTCTTCAATTTGGATGTATATGCTGGCAATAGCTGTTGCATCCCAAGAGGATTCACACCTCCGCGCAGGCTTTTTAGAAAAGTATATTCACTCTGAAAAGAAGAAGTATTTATTGGAAATTATTTTTAAGGTTATTATGATAATTTGCATTTTAATTTTCACTTGGTGGTCTATAGAGCAAATTAAATGGGTTTTTGAAACAAAACAGAAATCTCTAGTATTGCTAATTGATATGTGGTTAGTATACCTTGCCTTTGTAGTAGGTGGTTTCTTTGCCTTGATTCACACAATTTATTCTCTATATTATTATTCTCAAAAATATCTACAGTCACTAAAAGAGGTTATGAGATGAATAGTTTATTAATTATGGGACTTTTCATATTACTATTGATACTTCTTATCTTTATTGGTTTACCGCTGTTTGCTTGTTTTGCGATTACCTGTTTTGGGATGATTTATGCATTTGGTTTGAGAACAGATTTTACCATACCTGCTATCTTTGTGAATTTAAATTCCTTTACTCTTATGGCTATTCCATTCTTTGTTATTTCAGGCGGTCTCATGGCTGAGAGTGGAATGTCAAAAATGATCGTAAATTTCATAAATTCCATGATCGGGAAAATAAAAGGCGGACTTGGTTTTGTTCTTATTGTATCATGTGGTTTTTTCGGAGCAATAACAGGCTCTTCAGGGGCAGCAATTAGTGCAATTGGAACAGCAATCTTACCAGAAATGGATCAATATGGTTATCCTAGAAATTATTCAACTGCCTTGCTTGCCTGTTCAGGTTTATTGGGACAATTAATTCCGCCTAGTATTCCTCTAATTTTATTTGGAATGATTACCGGAACCTCCGTTGCTGCATGTTGGCTAAGCACGGTAATTCCAGGAATTATGCTCATCATTATCTATGGCATTATCAATTATGTGCAATGTAAAAATAATTTTCAGATAAAGGATGTTGAGGGTTTCTCATTTGGTAAACTAATGATCTCTGTAAAGAAAGGAGGATTTTCTTTATTATTCCCCGCTATTGTTTTAGGAGGAATATATAGCGGATTATTTACACCAACTGAAGGAGGGGCAGTGGGAGTTGCTTATGCAATATTAGTAGGATTTTTTATTTATCGATCATTAAATAGAAAAAGATTTTTTTCTATTATCAAAGACACCGTCAGCATTACAGGCTGTATTTATTTTATCATTATGTTTATTCTAATTATTAGTCGTATTTTTACTTTGGAGAGATTGCCTATGATGCTGGCTGAAGCTATCATGAATGTTTCTTCCAATCGAATTACTATTTTGTTACTTATCAATGTTATGTTATTAGTTATTGGAATGCTGATGGATGATATCAGTTCCATGTTAATCTGTGCTCCTCTGTTATTTCCTTTGTTTCAACAATTAGGAGTCACTCCAATACAAATGGCCGCAATTTTAGCTATCAATCAAGGGACTGGAATGCTAACCCCGCCTGTTGCAACAAATCTATTTATGGCGTCCAGAGTAGGAAAGGTTCCGGTGGCAAGTTTTATTAGATATACAATGATTTATCTGATCTTCGGGAATATACCTGTACTTCTATTGGTAACATTTATACCTCAGCTATCAATTTGGTTGCCAAAAATTATTTTATACAGATGATATTCTGCCATGATAATAAATGAATAATAATTATTGTTAATAGAATTTTCTTAGTATTTAAAGTATAAATAAAATATTTTAGACTGAAGAAAGAGCTTTTTGTTCTATTAGTATATTTGTGTATATTGCTTTTGTGTAAATAAAAAAGGCAGAAAATAATGATTAAATACAGACAAATATGGGATGCCGAAAAAGGCCATCCTATTTTAAAAGAAATAGATAAAAATGAAAGCTGGAGTTTTGATTTTGGAGAAAATATAGGCATGCTCTTATTTGGGCAATGGTTTCCAGCAATACGATATGGTCATCCATGTTATGTTGGAACCTTTGATTTTCCGATACGTTTAAAGTTTATTCAAAATCCACTGCCACCTCAAGAAGCTGACTTAAATAAAATAAAAAAAGCAAAAGGATGGAATTTGGAGGAATGGGTAAAATCTGCCCAAGAGTTAGAAAATGAAGGGGTAAAAGCCATTGTAACCGGATGTGGTATGACAGGCACCATGCAAAAAGACTTGTCACAAGCAGTTAATATACCTGTTTTTACCTCTACTATACAATTTATTCCTCAAATCTATTATTCAATGAAAAAGGATAAAAAAATTGGAATCTTAACAGCAAGTTCGAAATTACTTACCAGATGGGATAATCTTTTATTTCAGATGTGTGAAGTAGATCCTTCTATACCAGTAATTATAGAAGGAATGACTGAGAGTGAGTATGGTAATATCTGGTGGTCACAATTAGAGAAAGATTATGATCCAGAGAAGGTGGAATTATCATTATTTAAAGTAACAGAGAAAATGCTGAACGAAAATCCGGATATTGGAGCAATTATTTATGAATGCACTGAAATGCCTTTATATACTGGACTAATTAGAGAGAAAATGGGAATCCCTATTTTTGATGCTAATGATATGATTGAGTTTGTATATCAGCTAGTATCAAATTCAAAATAGAATCAATAAAATAT
This window encodes:
- a CDS encoding TRAP transporter small permease subunit; translated protein: MISNNSNKQSKQSTVQIFLKSIQIIEDYGSLIAFMIMIILVNLAIFLRITINFESSSWEEIARFSSIWMYMLAIAVASQEDSHLRAGFLEKYIHSEKKKYLLEIIFKVIMIICILIFTWWSIEQIKWVFETKQKSLVLLIDMWLVYLAFVVGGFFALIHTIYSLYYYSQKYLQSLKEVMR
- a CDS encoding TRAP transporter large permease, whose product is MNSLLIMGLFILLLILLIFIGLPLFACFAITCFGMIYAFGLRTDFTIPAIFVNLNSFTLMAIPFFVISGGLMAESGMSKMIVNFINSMIGKIKGGLGFVLIVSCGFFGAITGSSGAAISAIGTAILPEMDQYGYPRNYSTALLACSGLLGQLIPPSIPLILFGMITGTSVAACWLSTVIPGIMLIIIYGIINYVQCKNNFQIKDVEGFSFGKLMISVKKGGFSLLFPAIVLGGIYSGLFTPTEGGAVGVAYAILVGFFIYRSLNRKRFFSIIKDTVSITGCIYFIIMFILIISRIFTLERLPMMLAEAIMNVSSNRITILLLINVMLLVIGMLMDDISSMLICAPLLFPLFQQLGVTPIQMAAILAINQGTGMLTPPVATNLFMASRVGKVPVASFIRYTMIYLIFGNIPVLLLVTFIPQLSIWLPKIILYR